The Gloeomargarita sp. SKYB120 region TGGCCTTTGTCGCTTCAACCGCCAGGGTCAGTTTAATGTGCCGTTTGGTCGTTATCGCGTGATCCATTACCGCAGCAATTTTCTGGAATACCAGCCCTTGCTCCAGCGCTGGGAATTCCGTTGTGGTGATTTTGGTGATTTGGAGTTGGAACCTACCGATTTTATCTACGCTGACCCTCCCTACGATGTGGAGTTCACCAGTTATAGCCAGGAGGACTTTGGTTGGAAGGACCAGGTGCGCCTGGCCCACTGGTTAGCTCAGCATCCGGGTCCAGTTGTAGCCTCGAATCAAGCGACCGATAGAATAATCCGCCTGTACCGTGATTTGGGGTTTTACGTGCAGGTGGTGGAAGCTCCACGCATGATTGCCTGCAATGGCGACCGGTCGCCGGCAAGAGAGATACTGGCAATGAAGTTGGCTCGTGAATAGAGGATGAGAAGCG contains the following coding sequences:
- a CDS encoding Dam family site-specific DNA-(adenine-N6)-methyltransferase, with the protein product MQISFLSALLPEVVELPPPLKWAGGKRWLVPTLKSLWQPYSSFRLVEPFVGGLAIALGLRPQRALLNDINPHLINFYRQLQNGLVIDLPMENNAACYYRHRQKFNELIANHQANTPLAAALFYYLNRTGYNGLCRFNRQGQFNVPFGRYRVIHYRSNFLEYQPLLQRWEFRCGDFGDLELEPTDFIYADPPYDVEFTSYSQEDFGWKDQVRLAHWLAQHPGPVVASNQATDRIIRLYRDLGFYVQVVEAPRMIACNGDRSPAREILAMKLARE